From a single Mangifera indica cultivar Alphonso chromosome 19, CATAS_Mindica_2.1, whole genome shotgun sequence genomic region:
- the LOC123203041 gene encoding probable carboxylesterase 2: MHVRRIDMCGRHTHKDELIEKYKREDEKQAPLIISNTSLMESSTKPQIQYEFLPLIRVYKNGHVERLLGTDFVPAATSNGSLTGVLSKDIIIKTEPNISARLYLPKSINTNQKLPLLVYFHGGGFFISSPFTSKYNNYLNTLVAEASLIAVSVNYRKAPEHPIPAAYEDSWEALTWVVSHCNGDGPESWLNDHADFGRVFLSGESAGANIAHNMAIFAGHPEFGLSVPLLGVALVHPYFWGSDPIGTETANMESKAATDRLWPLICPLNPDNDDPRVNPLSADAPSLVALGCKRVLICVAENDVLKDRGWAYYQELSRCGWMGVAEIMETDGEGHGFHLSDLQNEKAKDLIQRLAAFFNREMPPLL, from the coding sequence ATGCATGTACGAAGGATTGACATGTGCGGCCGCCACACACACAAGGACGAGCTCATCGAGAAATACAAACGAGAGGATGAGAAACAGGCTCCTCTAATAATCTCAAATACTTCTCTCATGGAGTCGTCTACCAAACCACAAATTCAATACGAATTTCTTCCATTGATTCGTGTTTACAAAAATGGTCATGTCGAAAGACTCCTCGGCACTGACTTTGTCCCTGCCGCAACATCAAACGGTTCTCTCACCGGAGTTTTATCTAAGGACATAATTATCAAGACTGAACCCAATATCTCTGCTCGTCTCTACCTCCCCAAAAGCATCAACACGAATCAAAAGCTCCCCCTTTTGGTGTACTTTCACGGCGGTGGCTTTTTCATCTCTTCACCTTTCACTTCCAAGTACAACAACTACCTCAACACTCTCGTCGCTGAAGCTAGTCTTATTGCTGTTTCTGTGAACTACCGGAAAGCTCCTGAGCATCCTATTCCTGCAGCATATGAAGACTCTTGGGAGGCTCTTACGTGGGTTGTTTCCCACTGTAATGGTGATGGACCCGAATCTTGGTTGAACGACCATGCTGACTTTGGAAGAGTGTTTTTATCTGGAGAAAGTGCTGGTGCGAATATTGCTCATAACATGGCTATATTTGCTGGACACCCTGAGTTTGGGCTCAGTGTACCGCTTTTAGGGGTTGCTTTAGTCCACCCGTATTTTTGGGGTTCGGATCCCATCGGAACAGAGACTGCAAATATGGAATCAAAGGCCGCCACAGATCGTTTGTGGCCACTTATCTGTCCGTTGAACCCGGATAATGATGACCCACGAGTCAACCCACTGTCTGCTGATGCTCCAAGTTTGGTGGCGCTGGGGTGTAAAAGGGTTTTAATTTGTGTGGCTGAGAATGATGTGTTGAAAGACAGAGGGTGGGCTTATTATCAAGAATTGAGCAGGTGTGGGTGGATGGGTGTTGCAGAGATTATGGAGACTGATGGAGAAGGCCATGGCTTTCATTTGTCTGACTTGCAAAATGAGAAAGCCAAAGACTTGATCCAGCGGTTGGCTGCTTTCTTCAACAGGGAAATGCCTCCTTTACTTTGA
- the LOC123203042 gene encoding probable carboxylesterase 2, protein MITTNTIRNSQLCFYDLHRVHFESSLIYHKRKSFISSPFPSQKMAAADNPVEVSIDVFPYLRVLKDGAVQRLAATEVAPAGLDPETNVLSRDIIIIPETGVSARIYHPNSAKPEEKLPLVVYFHGGAFITSSVADPKYHASLNNLVAEAGVVLVSVNYRLAPEYPLPTAYEDSWAALEWVALHGKHEAWLKEFADFGRLFLVGDSAGSNISHHLALRLKKSMVGRELKVLGIGMINPYFWGLDLIGVEKTDQFRRKMVDNWWLFVCPSDKGCDDPFINPFADGAPDVAGLACEKLLVIVAEKDILRDRGKLYYERLVNSDWPGKAEIMEVEGEDHVFHIFDPTTQKARSLMKCLASFINAPVV, encoded by the coding sequence ATGATCACCACCAACACTATAAGAAACAGCCAACTCTGTTTTTATGATCTCCACAGAGTCCACTTCGAAAGCTCCCTAAtttatcataaaagaaaatcatttatttcttCTCCTTTCCCGAGTCAGAAAATGGCTGCTGCAGACAATCCTGTAGAGGTTTCAATTGATGTTTTTCCTTATCTTCGAGTTCTCAAAGATGGAGCCGTCCAGAGACTTGCAGCAACTGAAGTGGCTCCTGCAGGCTTGGATCCTGAAACTAACGTTTTATCCAGAGACATCATCATCATACCGGAAACCGGCGTCTCAGCCAGGATTTACCATCCCAACTCTGCAAAACCTGAAGAAAAGCTTCCCCTTGTGGTATACTTTCATGGAGGAGCTTTTATCACATCTTCAGTTGCCGATCCCAAATACCACGCAAGTCTCAACAATCTGGTTGCGGAGGCTGGTGTAGTTCTAGTCTCTGTCAACTACAGATTAGCTCCAGAATATCCTCTTCCTACTGCGTATGAGGACTCATGGGCTGCACTCGAGTGGGTGGCTTTACATGGTAAACATGAAGCTTGGCTTAAGGAATTTGCAGACTTTGGGCGTCTGTTTTTGGTGGGTGACAGTGCTGGTTCAAACATTTCACATCATTTGGCCTTGAGGCTCAAGAAATCAATGGTGGGTCGAGAGTTGAAGGTGCTTGGTATCGGCATGATCAATCCTTATTTCTGGGGACTGGATCTGATCGGAGTGGAGAAAACAGATCAGTTCAGGAGAAAAATGGTGGACAATTGGTGGTTGTTTGTTTGTCCGTCCGATAAAGGGTGTGATGATCCGTTCATTAACCCGTTTGCAGATGGAGCTCCGGATGTTGCAGGCTTGGCTTGTGAGAAACTACTTGTTATTGTTGCAGAGAAGGACATACTGAGAGATAGAGGGAAGCTTTATTATGAAAGATTGGTGAACAGTGATTGGCCAGGGAAAGCGGAGATTATGGAAGTAGAAGGAGAGGATCATGTTTTTCACATCTTTGACCCTACCACCCAGAAGGCTAGAAGTTTGATGAAATGTCTGGCTTCTTTCATCAATGCTCCTGTTGTGTGA